One Pseudobutyrivibrio xylanivorans genomic window, AGCAAGGCCATCTGAAAATGCTGTTGCAGAACCAGCGGCTGTTCCCATCTTAAGGGCAGTCTCGTAGTTCTTTGTCTTCATATATCCAGCTACAAAGCCAGCAACCATTGAATCGCCAGCACCAACCGAATTTCTAACAGTGCCCTTTGGAACACCGATACGATATCTCTCACCGTTTTCATCTACAAGCATGGCACCATCGCCCGCCATAGAAATAAGAACGTTTCGCGCGCCCATCTTCTGAAGCTGAAGTGCGCCCTCATATATTTCATCATCTGTTTCAAGAGTCTTTCCAACGATTTCACCAAGCTCGAAATTGTTTGGCTTGATAAGGAAAGGATGATACTTCAAAACATTTGTAAGAAGATCCTTTGTTGCATCAACAACAAACTGTATTCCCTTTCCATCAAGCATAGAAAGAATCTTTTCATATACATCATCTGGAAGTGAGTTTGGAATTGAACCAGCCAGAATGAGAACATCTCCTTCTACTAATTTAGAAAGCTTGTCAAAAAGTGCCTTCTGAGACTCCTCATCAATCTTTGGTCCCTGAGCATTAATCTCGGTTTCTTCAGTTGCCTTAAGCTTTACATTGATTCTTGAAATTCCATCCTTCAACTGAACAAAATCAGACTCGATGCCTGCAGCCTTAACGCCCTCTTCGATTGCACGTCCTGTGAAGCCTGCTACAAATCCAAGGGCTGTGCTCTTGAGCCCAAGCTCTGATAAAACCATGGATACATTGATACCCTTTCCTCCGAAATAGTACTCCTCACTGGCAGAACGATTCGTCATTCCTGGGAGTAAATCTCCATCCATTCGTACTACGTAATCAAGTGCTGGGTTAAATGTAACCGTATAAATCATTGCTTTACCTCCATAATCTATTCACATACCATTACTGTTGTGTGACTTAAATATTCCTTAGATGTGAGCTCATCTGTGATAATTGTGCAATCCTTGATATCCGCAAATGTCACAGAATTAATTTCATCGAATTTAGAGTGGTCCGCTAGAATATAGGACATATACGCATGTCTGATGGCTGCAGTCTTAATCATGGCCTCATCCACATCAGGTGTTGTAAATCCTGCCTGAATGGAGATACCATTAGTGCCCATGAAAGCCTTTGTAAAATGATACTTTCGAATAAATTCTATGCAGTCCGGTCCAACCACCGCCTCAGTGGCACGTTTAAGTCTGCCACCAATCATGATTGTATCAAACCCTTTATCCATCAGGCGCTTCGCGTGAACAACTCCATTTGTTATGTACTTTGCATCGTGATTATCAATGTAATCAATCATAGCAAGTGTGGTAGTTCCTGCATCAATGTATACGAAATCGTTGTCCTGAATGAGCCCTGCTGCATATCGACTGATATTATCTTTCTCAGCGATATTTTTCTGAGCCTTCATCTTTACAGCATCTTCCTTTGTGTTAACATCGTGGGAAGTAATAGCCGTAGCACCACCGAATACCTTTACGATTTTCCTTGCTCGATTTAGCTCATTTATATCACGTCTGATTGTAGCTGCTGAAGTATCTAAAAGATCAACCAGCTCATTCACTGAAACAGCCTTCTTCTGATTAACTATTTCGATTATTCGTGTCCGTCTTTCTTCCGTAAGCATTGTATCCACCCCTTGAACAATTTCGATTATTTTTGATTGCTCTAATCAGAATATAGCACGTTAAAAAATATAACGCAATCACAAACAATCACAATCGGTCACAGATAATCAAATTCCGTCATAATACACATATTTCAGCTTTTGTTTTTGTTTAGAATTTATCCTTTTTGTGGCTCTCCTTGTCCATATACATGCGTTTGTCAGCCTCATCAAGACACTCGCTAATACTTCCTGTTTCCGAATAGCGAGATACACCGATAGACACTTTTATAGAAATCAATGTATTAGAAACTTTTTCAAGCTTTGTAAGACCTATCCTTATTTCCTGAATGATACTCTCAATGTCTTCATCACTGGTGTACTGATGTATTATGATAAACTCGTCACCGCCAAACCTAAATACAACGCTATTATCCAAAGCCACTCGCTTCAGTACTTTACTTGCTTTCTTAAGCACTTCATCACCATAATCATGACCGCAGGTATCATTAATTTGTTTGAATCTGTCAATATCAAGCATAATGAGCGCGAAGTCACTCTTATCAGTATTATACTGGTCAACATACTTTTGAATGACATCTGTAAAGGCACGACGATTATACAGGCCTGTCAAAGCATCTGTTACAGTCAGCTTTTCTAGTCTAGCCTGTTCTTTCTGCTCGTCAGTTACGTCCTTAAAGTAACCTACCAATCCGATTATCTTTCTATCTACAATGTATGGGCGCTTGCAGGCAATAATCTTTCGTACCTCACCCTTCACAATACATTCTCCTCGGACATCTTCAATAATCTTTCCCTCATTAATTACTGAAAGTTCGTCCTGTTTAAATCGCTCTGGGTTAATATGCCATCCCATATCCTCGTCGGTTTTTCCCAAGATTCCTTCAACAGATTGTAGGCCATAGTAATCTAGGAACATCTGATTTGCTCCCAAAAATCTGCGTTCCTTATCCTTCCAGAACACACCCACAGGAAGAAGCTTTAGGATGTCCTCAAATATTGGTTTCTTTTCTTTTACTATATTTTTAGATGTTTCTACCCGTTTATTCGAGCTATCAGTCATACGTCTTGAAATTTCATTGCTAGCCTCACACACACAGCTGAGTAATGCATCATATTTATCAAAGTGCATTAGTGACAGCTCGATAGCCTTCCAGACATATGTATTTCTGGTGTTAAGGATTCTAAAGAATCCTACAATGTATCCTGCACTTTCCTCTGAAATTCGATCCTCCACTGTTTCCATATCAAAGAAATCGTCAAAGTACAGTTTGTCATCTGGATGTACTAGTTCTTCGCCAATCCTGCGAATCATTTCTCTCGCGGTAACTTCTTGTCCATTTATATGAAGTCGACTGTCATTCAAATAAATATTTTCATAATAATCGTTATCAATACCAAATACATCAACACACTCATAGCGTGCAAACATAGAGCGGCTGATGGCATTGACTCTTTCATCGTAGCCTGCATTAAGCAGCCTAGAAAGAAGTCGTATTGATATTAAGTATGCATTTCTGCCCGTCGTCTCATCAGAACAAATATATCTAACCATCATGTTTACAATTCTGCCCTTAGAGATAAAGTCCATGGCTTCAGGATTCCTGCTCTCCCTACTATAATCACATATCTCCAAAAATCTTTGCATTCGAGAAGAAGTTTCTCGTTCTGCATCATTCAGTTCATCCTCAACACTAGATACATCATCATGACCAAACAGTGCTATCAAGTCACGGTATGCACTATTTGTATATACAAAGTGCCAATGTTTGTTCTGAATAATGGCAATGGCAAGGGGAAGTGCATTTTCTATATTAGTGTTTTCAATATTCTGAAGTGGATTCTGGCGAAGTATGTCAATCTTGCCCAAATCTTCATAGAAGAATCGTTCTTCAGCTGTTTCAAGATCACGCTCACTCTTCTGGATATGCTCAAGCCCCTGAATATAAGGCATAGGACGACCTATCAGATACCCTTGAATAAGTTCACAACCAATACTCTTTATAAAGTCATACTGTTCCTGTGTTTCAACACCTTCTATTAGTGTGTGGATATTCAGGTTCTTTATCATTGATACGATGTGTCTGAGGATAATTTTTCCGTTGTCGTTCACCTCAAAATCACTCAGAAAAGCCATATCGATTTTTACCAAATCGAAATTATAATTCTTCAGGACATTTAGAGATGAGTATCCGCTTCCAAAATCGTCCATCCACACAACGTAGCCCTTCTCTCGCATTCTGTTAACCTGCTCCATAATAAACTGAGAGTTGTCGTTCAGTGCACTCTCGGTAATCTCAAAGTGGAACATGTTCTTTTGACAACCGTACTTTCTAAGCTTCTCCTCAATAAGGGCAACAACGTCCATCACCTCAAAATCCACTCGGGACAGGTTAATAGACACAGGAACTGCCTCTGTTTTTCCTTCAACATCCGCTCTGTATCTGGAGAAAATCTCCTCCATAACAAAGGCATCAAGCTTTGCAATAAGTCTATACTCTTCAAGTATAGGGATAAACTCGTTTGGATAGAACATCCCCTTATTAGGATCAATCCAACGAACCAGCGCTTCCCAACTACACACTTTTCCCGTCATTGTACGAACAATTGGCTGATAGTAAACCTTGATGTATTTCTTTGCCAGTGCTTCATCAAGACTGTCTAAAATATCCTGCTTTCGTTTTAAAGAACCACCAAGCTCCTCATCATAAAAACGATATTCAACATCGTATTTTTTCTTAATACTGATACAGGCCATTCGAGCTCTATCACAGCACCTGATTACATCCTTTTCTTCGCCATTGAAAATGTAAATACCCGCTTTTAACTCGATATTTACGCTCTTTTGAACGAGCTTTATTCTGTCTCTAATTGTCTTAATTGAAGGAACGATTTGCACAGAATTAGCACAAACCACGAAATGATCCCCTGAAAAATGGGATATAAGTTGTCCTGAAAAGACATCTTTTATGATATAGCCTATGGAAATCAGCAATTCGTCTCCGATTTCATAGCCATAATTTACATTAAAAATTTTGAAATTCTCAAGGTCAAAAAATACAAAGGCATACTCCTGCTCGTCTACTGCGCTGTCCAACAATTCTTGGGCGCACTCGTAGAAGGTCTGCTTATCCAGCAAGCCCGTCAGTTCGTCTATAGACATTCTGATTTCACGATAGTCCCCTTTCGCAGTCATGTATTTTACCCCTACATTACCATTCTTGAGTCATTTTATTCTAGCAGACAAATGTGAACTTTTTATCGAATAAATGTGGAGAGATTTGGACTGTGTATAAACAAAAAACCACCGGCTCATTTGAACCGGTGGTTATATATTTAAGCTTCTATTTCTTCCGCTTTAATTGTAGTTTCTTTATTGCTTTCTGCTTCCATTTTCTTCTCATAACGATT contains:
- the pfkB gene encoding 1-phosphofructokinase, with product MIYTVTFNPALDYVVRMDGDLLPGMTNRSASEEYYFGGKGINVSMVLSELGLKSTALGFVAGFTGRAIEEGVKAAGIESDFVQLKDGISRINVKLKATEETEINAQGPKIDEESQKALFDKLSKLVEGDVLILAGSIPNSLPDDVYEKILSMLDGKGIQFVVDATKDLLTNVLKYHPFLIKPNNFELGEIVGKTLETDDEIYEGALQLQKMGARNVLISMAGDGAMLVDENGERYRIGVPKGTVRNSVGAGDSMVAGFVAGYMKTKNYETALKMGTAAGSATAFSDGLAKAADIDALFKNL
- a CDS encoding EAL domain-containing protein, which codes for MTAKGDYREIRMSIDELTGLLDKQTFYECAQELLDSAVDEQEYAFVFFDLENFKIFNVNYGYEIGDELLISIGYIIKDVFSGQLISHFSGDHFVVCANSVQIVPSIKTIRDRIKLVQKSVNIELKAGIYIFNGEEKDVIRCCDRARMACISIKKKYDVEYRFYDEELGGSLKRKQDILDSLDEALAKKYIKVYYQPIVRTMTGKVCSWEALVRWIDPNKGMFYPNEFIPILEEYRLIAKLDAFVMEEIFSRYRADVEGKTEAVPVSINLSRVDFEVMDVVALIEEKLRKYGCQKNMFHFEITESALNDNSQFIMEQVNRMREKGYVVWMDDFGSGYSSLNVLKNYNFDLVKIDMAFLSDFEVNDNGKIILRHIVSMIKNLNIHTLIEGVETQEQYDFIKSIGCELIQGYLIGRPMPYIQGLEHIQKSERDLETAEERFFYEDLGKIDILRQNPLQNIENTNIENALPLAIAIIQNKHWHFVYTNSAYRDLIALFGHDDVSSVEDELNDAERETSSRMQRFLEICDYSRESRNPEAMDFISKGRIVNMMVRYICSDETTGRNAYLISIRLLSRLLNAGYDERVNAISRSMFARYECVDVFGIDNDYYENIYLNDSRLHINGQEVTAREMIRRIGEELVHPDDKLYFDDFFDMETVEDRISEESAGYIVGFFRILNTRNTYVWKAIELSLMHFDKYDALLSCVCEASNEISRRMTDSSNKRVETSKNIVKEKKPIFEDILKLLPVGVFWKDKERRFLGANQMFLDYYGLQSVEGILGKTDEDMGWHINPERFKQDELSVINEGKIIEDVRGECIVKGEVRKIIACKRPYIVDRKIIGLVGYFKDVTDEQKEQARLEKLTVTDALTGLYNRRAFTDVIQKYVDQYNTDKSDFALIMLDIDRFKQINDTCGHDYGDEVLKKASKVLKRVALDNSVVFRFGGDEFIIIHQYTSDEDIESIIQEIRIGLTKLEKVSNTLISIKVSIGVSRYSETGSISECLDEADKRMYMDKESHKKDKF
- a CDS encoding DeoR/GlpR family DNA-binding transcription regulator; this translates as MLTEERRTRIIEIVNQKKAVSVNELVDLLDTSAATIRRDINELNRARKIVKVFGGATAITSHDVNTKEDAVKMKAQKNIAEKDNISRYAAGLIQDNDFVYIDAGTTTLAMIDYIDNHDAKYITNGVVHAKRLMDKGFDTIMIGGRLKRATEAVVGPDCIEFIRKYHFTKAFMGTNGISIQAGFTTPDVDEAMIKTAAIRHAYMSYILADHSKFDEINSVTFADIKDCTIITDELTSKEYLSHTTVMVCE